From a region of the Haloferax volcanii DS2 genome:
- a CDS encoding ATP-grasp domain-containing protein, with product MLRLAVTTSSETFERMRGPLGNRGIDVGHLRAKEFALDLSTPPAESFDVGFVYPTRPMEGGVVTARHDVPWVNTREDVLTSRNKAGVIAALERAGLPVPRSVCVSNPSDESDLLDAVESAGLDYPVVVKPNSTTRGVGIAKAHDPDSLSGHADVLGLVHDFRATGDKSFLIQEWLPEARDYRAMVLDGEVVGAVERRLSDGARDGGRWKHNVHRGAEAVGVTLPKSHRELVESVADELGIRYLGVDLLESDGRVVVSETNARPTIDDDAKYDDGFFDRLAALVERVAKKS from the coding sequence ATGCTTCGGTTGGCGGTCACCACCTCCAGCGAGACGTTCGAGCGAATGCGCGGCCCGCTCGGAAACCGCGGCATCGACGTAGGACACCTCCGCGCCAAGGAGTTCGCGCTCGACCTCTCGACGCCGCCGGCCGAGTCGTTCGACGTTGGCTTCGTCTACCCCACGCGGCCGATGGAAGGCGGCGTCGTCACCGCCAGACACGACGTTCCGTGGGTGAACACGCGCGAGGACGTACTCACCTCGCGGAACAAGGCGGGCGTCATCGCGGCGCTCGAACGCGCCGGCCTGCCGGTCCCGCGGAGCGTCTGCGTCTCGAACCCGTCGGACGAGTCGGACCTGCTCGACGCCGTCGAATCGGCGGGCCTCGACTACCCGGTCGTGGTCAAGCCGAACTCGACGACGCGGGGCGTCGGCATCGCCAAGGCCCACGACCCGGACTCGCTTTCAGGGCACGCGGACGTGCTGGGGCTCGTCCACGACTTCCGAGCGACCGGCGACAAGTCGTTTCTGATTCAGGAGTGGCTCCCGGAGGCGCGAGACTACCGAGCGATGGTGCTCGACGGCGAGGTCGTCGGCGCGGTCGAGCGCCGCCTGTCCGACGGCGCGCGCGACGGCGGGCGCTGGAAGCACAACGTCCACCGCGGCGCGGAGGCGGTCGGGGTGACCCTCCCGAAGAGCCACCGCGAACTCGTCGAGTCGGTCGCCGACGAACTGGGCATCCGCTATCTCGGAGTCGACCTGCTCGAATCCGACGGGCGGGTCGTCGTCTCGGAGACGAACGCCCGGCCGACCATCGACGACGACGCGAAGTACGACGACGGCTTTTTCGACCGACTGGCGGCGCTCGTCGAGCGGGTCGCAAAGAAGTCCTGA
- a CDS encoding 50S ribosomal protein L16, whose amino-acid sequence MSDKPASMYREITNPAYTRREYITGIPGSKIAQHNMGDLQADPEDYPVQISLKVEEEVQIRHGSLESARLSANRLMLKHAGEKQYKMILRKFPHHVIRENKQATGAGADRVSDGMRQSFGKVVGTAARIPKGETVFTIYCDVEDAETAKDAFRRAYNKMSPPCRIVVDRGEELLVA is encoded by the coding sequence ATGTCAGACAAACCCGCCTCTATGTACCGGGAGATTACGAACCCGGCGTACACCCGACGCGAGTACATCACGGGTATCCCCGGTTCGAAGATCGCACAGCACAATATGGGCGACCTGCAGGCCGACCCCGAGGACTACCCCGTCCAGATTAGCCTGAAGGTCGAAGAGGAAGTGCAGATTCGCCACGGGTCGCTCGAATCCGCGCGTCTGTCTGCCAACCGCCTCATGCTCAAGCACGCGGGCGAAAAGCAGTACAAGATGATTCTGCGCAAGTTCCCGCACCACGTCATCCGCGAGAACAAGCAGGCGACCGGCGCGGGTGCGGACCGCGTCTCCGACGGGATGCGCCAGTCGTTCGGGAAGGTCGTCGGGACCGCCGCTCGCATCCCCAAGGGCGAGACGGTGTTCACCATCTACTGCGACGTCGAGGACGCCGAAACGGCGAAGGACGCCTTCCGCCGCGCGTACAACAAGATGTCGCCGCCGTGCCGCATCGTCGTCGACCGCGGCGAAGAGTTGCTCGTCGCGTAA